A stretch of the Denticeps clupeoides chromosome 6, fDenClu1.1, whole genome shotgun sequence genome encodes the following:
- the supt20 gene encoding transcription factor SPT20 homolog isoform X3: MQQVLEYALDRAEYIVESARQRPARCRASSSGRKSLYHKLYEIYTEECEKEPELKKLRRNVNLLEKLVSQESVSCLVVNLYPGNEGYSLMLRGKNGSDSETIRLPYEEGDLLEYLDAEELPPILVDLLEKSQVNIFHCGCVIAEVRDYRQSGNAKIPTYQSRHILLRPTMQTLICDVHAMTSDHHRWTQDDKLQLESQLILATAEPLCLDPSITVTCTANRLLYNKQKMNTHSMKRCFKRYSRAALNRQQEMAHLPTPPQLRLFDYLQKRRERKPAPSIDLKISKAGNCVDMWKQSSCQLATPSEIDVEKYATVEKSIKLEESQPTVWPGQEVKDDYIFECEVGGQAQRTKVTIFQSVGDPLVYGKIYSAKESRVEEETTDLHLIHAPFLIGSKIDAERFLDQYKEVYEKDVKCPVKMSHNSGSVSQSQLSPSRESETDGFSALVQSSVLGKGVKHRPPPIKMPVGNISSSSGNPYGSQASGGHLKCPTPPPTKSQPLSRKHSMERNQMGLLSPSALSPMGSSQRSGTPKPSTPTPTNTPCSTPHLSDAPNATPLLTPTAQDPSVSQQPTLLTPFAQQPMTLGPAVVTIPLPTSISTPSQVMANPAGLNFINVVGSVCSPQTLMSSLSPGCLSGILPSGGLMPTMQPAPQTGSPFGRPLNVLQIPTAPLIFNSLQQQQLSQFSPQQQSSQSATSSPQQQGETADQGGADQGLGAQQTAVINLGGFMSPPAAVAILAAPNAAAANGYGGGASAGATAATFRQPTKK, encoded by the exons ATG CAACAAGTTTTGGAATATGCATTGGATCGGGCTGAG TACATCGTTGAAAGTGCTCGCCAGCGGCCGGCAAGATGCAGAGCCTCTTCCAGTGGAAGGAAGTCCTTATATCATAAGCTTTATGAAATATACACTGAAGAGTGTGAAAAGGAGCCAGAGTTAAAG AAACTGAGAAGAAATGTGAATCTACTTGAGAAGCTGGTGTCTCAGGAGTCCGTCTCGTGCCTGGTGGTGAACCTGTATCCTGGGAATGAAGGATACTCGCTGATGCTCAGAGGGAAGAATGGCTCTG ACTCTGAGACAATCCGGCTTCCGTATGAAGAAGGGGACCTGCTAGAGTACCTGGACGCTGAGGAGCTTCCGCCAATCCTGGTCGACCTTCTAGAAAAGTCCCAG GTGAACATATTTCACTGCGGCTGTGTCATCGCGGAGGTCAGGGACTACAGGCAGTCCGGAAACGCCAAGATTCCCACCTACCAGAGCCGCCACATACTGCTTAGGCCCACCATGCAG ACCCTCATCTGTGACGTCCATGCAATGACGAGTGACCATCACAGATGGACACAG GACGACAAGCTGCAGCTGGAGAGTCAGCTGATCTTGGCCACGGCGGAGCCGCTGTGTTTGGACCCCTCCATCACGGTGACCTGTACAGCCAACCGCTTGCTGTACAACAAACAAAAGATGAACACGCATTCCATGAAACG GTGTTTCAAGCGGTACTCTCGAGCGGCGCTGAACCGGCAGCAGGAAATGGCCCacctccccaccccccctcaACTGCGGCTCTTCGACTACCTGCagaagaggagggagaggaaacCCGCCCCCTCGATAGACCTCAAGATCTCCAAGGCCGGAAAC TGTGTGGACATGTGGAAGCAAAGCAGCTGCCAGCTCGCCACCCCGTCAGAAATCGAC GTGGAGAAGTACGCCACGGTGGAGAAGTCCATTAAACTGGAGGAGTCCCAGCCCACCGTGTGGCCTGGCCAG GAAGTGAAAGATGATTACATATTTGAATGTGAGGTTGGGGGTCAGGCTCAGAGGACAAAAGTCACCATATTCCAGTCGGTGGGTGACCCGCTGGTCTATGGGAAGATCTACAGCGCCAAAGAGTCCAGAGTTGAGGAGGAGACCACCGACCTGCACCTCATCCACGCACC CTTCCTTATCGGTTCCAAAATAGATGCTGAAAG GTTTCTGGATCAGTATAAGGAGGTGTATGAGAAGGATGTGAAGTGCCCGGTGAAGATGTCCCACAACTCTGGCAGCGTCAGCCAGAGCCAGCTATCCCCCAGCAGGGAGAGCGAG ACTGATGGCTTCTCGGCACTGGTGCAGTCTTCTGTACTAGGGAAGGGTGTGAAGCACCGGCCGCCGCCCATTAAAATGCCGGTTGGGAACATCAGCAGCTCCTCAG GTAACCCGTACGGCTCCCAGGCTTCTGGTGGCCACCTGAAGTGCCCGACCCCCCCGCCCACTAAAAGCCAGCCGCTGAGCAGGAAGCACTCCATGGAGCGGAATCAGATGGGCCTGCTGTCCCCGTCAGCCCTGTCTCCCATGGGCTCATCACAGA GATCAGGAACGCCTAAGCCATCAACACCAACCCCTACCAACACGCCCTGTTCTACGCCGCACCTCAGTGATGCCCCGAATGCAACGCCCCTGCTGACGCCCACGGCGCAAGACCCCTCTGTTTCCCAGCagcccaccctcctcaccccGTTTGCCCAGCAGCCGATGACACTTGGCCCTGCGGTGGTGACCATCCCCCTCCCCACGTCCATCAGCACACCTTCACAGGTCATGGCCAACCCAGCAGGGCTCAATTTTATCAATGTAGTGGGATCTGTCTG CAGCCCCCAGACGTTGATGAGCAGCTTATCCCCAGGTTGCCTGAGCGGGATTCTGCCGTCCGGGGGTCTGATGCCAACCATGCAGCCAGCTCCTCAAACTG GAAGTCCCTTTGGGAGACCGCTGAATGTGCTTCAG ATCCCCACTGCCCCCCTGATCTTCAATtcgctgcagcagcagcagctgtccCAGTTCTCTCCTCAGCAACAGAGCAGCCAGTCTGCAACATCCAGCCCTCAGCAGCAAGGGGAGACG GCTGACCAGGGAGGAGCTGACCAGGGTCTGGGAGCCCAGCAGACTGCTGTCATCAATCTGGGTGGATTCATGTCTCCACCAGCTGCAG TTGCAATTCTTGCAGCAccaaatgcagcagcagcaaatggctatgggggcggggcctccgcCGGCGCCACCGCGGCAACATTCCGCCAGCCAACCAAGAAGTAA
- the supt20 gene encoding transcription factor SPT20 homolog isoform X2: MQQVLEYALDRAEYIVESARQRPARCRASSSGRKSLYHKLYEIYTEECEKEPELKKLRRNVNLLEKLVSQESVSCLVVNLYPGNEGYSLMLRGKNGSDSETIRLPYEEGDLLEYLDAEELPPILVDLLEKSQVNIFHCGCVIAEVRDYRQSGNAKIPTYQSRHILLRPTMQTLICDVHAMTSDHHRWTQDDKLQLESQLILATAEPLCLDPSITVTCTANRLLYNKQKMNTHSMKRCFKRYSRAALNRQQEMAHLPTPPQLRLFDYLQKRRERKPAPSIDLKISKAGNCVDMWKQSSCQLATPSEIDVEKYATVEKSIKLEESQPTVWPGQEVKDDYIFECEVGGQAQRTKVTIFQSVGDPLVYGKIYSAKESRVEEETTDLHLIHAPFLIGSKIDAERFLDQYKEVYEKDVKCPVKMSHNSGSVSQSQLSPSRESETDGFSALVQSSVLGKGVKHRPPPIKMPVGNISSSSGNPYGSQASGGHLKCPTPPPTKSQPLSRKHSMERNQMGLLSPSALSPMGSSQRSGTPKPSTPTPTNTPCSTPHLSDAPNATPLLTPTAQDPSVSQQPTLLTPFAQQPMTLGPAVVTIPLPTSISTPSQVMANPAGLNFINVVGSVCSPQTLMSSLSPGCLSGILPSGGLMPTMQPAPQTGSPFGRPLNVLQIPTAPLIFNSLQQQQLSQFSPQQQSSQSATSSPQQQGETADQGGADQGLGAQQTAVINLGGFMSPPAAVLSQLGCGLDGSGPGLPSPRLQQPPQPHIQVMQQLGPHRHHFAILAAPNAAAANGYGGGASAGATAATFRQPTKK, from the exons ATG CAACAAGTTTTGGAATATGCATTGGATCGGGCTGAG TACATCGTTGAAAGTGCTCGCCAGCGGCCGGCAAGATGCAGAGCCTCTTCCAGTGGAAGGAAGTCCTTATATCATAAGCTTTATGAAATATACACTGAAGAGTGTGAAAAGGAGCCAGAGTTAAAG AAACTGAGAAGAAATGTGAATCTACTTGAGAAGCTGGTGTCTCAGGAGTCCGTCTCGTGCCTGGTGGTGAACCTGTATCCTGGGAATGAAGGATACTCGCTGATGCTCAGAGGGAAGAATGGCTCTG ACTCTGAGACAATCCGGCTTCCGTATGAAGAAGGGGACCTGCTAGAGTACCTGGACGCTGAGGAGCTTCCGCCAATCCTGGTCGACCTTCTAGAAAAGTCCCAG GTGAACATATTTCACTGCGGCTGTGTCATCGCGGAGGTCAGGGACTACAGGCAGTCCGGAAACGCCAAGATTCCCACCTACCAGAGCCGCCACATACTGCTTAGGCCCACCATGCAG ACCCTCATCTGTGACGTCCATGCAATGACGAGTGACCATCACAGATGGACACAG GACGACAAGCTGCAGCTGGAGAGTCAGCTGATCTTGGCCACGGCGGAGCCGCTGTGTTTGGACCCCTCCATCACGGTGACCTGTACAGCCAACCGCTTGCTGTACAACAAACAAAAGATGAACACGCATTCCATGAAACG GTGTTTCAAGCGGTACTCTCGAGCGGCGCTGAACCGGCAGCAGGAAATGGCCCacctccccaccccccctcaACTGCGGCTCTTCGACTACCTGCagaagaggagggagaggaaacCCGCCCCCTCGATAGACCTCAAGATCTCCAAGGCCGGAAAC TGTGTGGACATGTGGAAGCAAAGCAGCTGCCAGCTCGCCACCCCGTCAGAAATCGAC GTGGAGAAGTACGCCACGGTGGAGAAGTCCATTAAACTGGAGGAGTCCCAGCCCACCGTGTGGCCTGGCCAG GAAGTGAAAGATGATTACATATTTGAATGTGAGGTTGGGGGTCAGGCTCAGAGGACAAAAGTCACCATATTCCAGTCGGTGGGTGACCCGCTGGTCTATGGGAAGATCTACAGCGCCAAAGAGTCCAGAGTTGAGGAGGAGACCACCGACCTGCACCTCATCCACGCACC CTTCCTTATCGGTTCCAAAATAGATGCTGAAAG GTTTCTGGATCAGTATAAGGAGGTGTATGAGAAGGATGTGAAGTGCCCGGTGAAGATGTCCCACAACTCTGGCAGCGTCAGCCAGAGCCAGCTATCCCCCAGCAGGGAGAGCGAG ACTGATGGCTTCTCGGCACTGGTGCAGTCTTCTGTACTAGGGAAGGGTGTGAAGCACCGGCCGCCGCCCATTAAAATGCCGGTTGGGAACATCAGCAGCTCCTCAG GTAACCCGTACGGCTCCCAGGCTTCTGGTGGCCACCTGAAGTGCCCGACCCCCCCGCCCACTAAAAGCCAGCCGCTGAGCAGGAAGCACTCCATGGAGCGGAATCAGATGGGCCTGCTGTCCCCGTCAGCCCTGTCTCCCATGGGCTCATCACAGA GATCAGGAACGCCTAAGCCATCAACACCAACCCCTACCAACACGCCCTGTTCTACGCCGCACCTCAGTGATGCCCCGAATGCAACGCCCCTGCTGACGCCCACGGCGCAAGACCCCTCTGTTTCCCAGCagcccaccctcctcaccccGTTTGCCCAGCAGCCGATGACACTTGGCCCTGCGGTGGTGACCATCCCCCTCCCCACGTCCATCAGCACACCTTCACAGGTCATGGCCAACCCAGCAGGGCTCAATTTTATCAATGTAGTGGGATCTGTCTG CAGCCCCCAGACGTTGATGAGCAGCTTATCCCCAGGTTGCCTGAGCGGGATTCTGCCGTCCGGGGGTCTGATGCCAACCATGCAGCCAGCTCCTCAAACTG GAAGTCCCTTTGGGAGACCGCTGAATGTGCTTCAG ATCCCCACTGCCCCCCTGATCTTCAATtcgctgcagcagcagcagctgtccCAGTTCTCTCCTCAGCAACAGAGCAGCCAGTCTGCAACATCCAGCCCTCAGCAGCAAGGGGAGACG GCTGACCAGGGAGGAGCTGACCAGGGTCTGGGAGCCCAGCAGACTGCTGTCATCAATCTGGGTGGATTCATGTCTCCACCAGCTGCAG TGCTGTCGCAGCTGGGCTGCGGGCTGGATGGGTCTGGGCCCGGCCTTCCGTCACCGAGGCTCCAGCAGCCGCCACAGCCGCACATCCAAGTAATGCAGCAACTCGGACCGCACCGACACCACT TTGCAATTCTTGCAGCAccaaatgcagcagcagcaaatggctatgggggcggggcctccgcCGGCGCCACCGCGGCAACATTCCGCCAGCCAACCAAGAAGTAA
- the supt20 gene encoding transcription factor SPT20 homolog isoform X4: MQQVLEYALDRAEYIVESARQRPARCRASSSGRKSLYHKLYEIYTEECEKEPELKKLRRNVNLLEKLVSQESVSCLVVNLYPGNEGYSLMLRGKNGSDSETIRLPYEEGDLLEYLDAEELPPILVDLLEKSQVNIFHCGCVIAEVRDYRQSGNAKIPTYQSRHILLRPTMQTLICDVHAMTSDHHRWTQDDKLQLESQLILATAEPLCLDPSITVTCTANRLLYNKQKMNTHSMKRCFKRYSRAALNRQQEMAHLPTPPQLRLFDYLQKRRERKPAPSIDLKISKAGNCVDMWKQSSCQLATPSEIDVEKYATVEKSIKLEESQPTVWPGQEVKDDYIFECEVGGQAQRTKVTIFQSVGDPLVYGKIYSAKESRVEEETTDLHLIHAPFLIGSKIDAERFLDQYKEVYEKDVKCPVKMSHNSGSVSQSQLSPSRESETDGFSALVQSSVLGKGVKHRPPPIKMPVGNISSSSGNPYGSQASGGHLKCPTPPPTKSQPLSRKHSMERNQMGLLSPSALSPMGSSQRSGTPKPSTPTPTNTPCSTPHLSDAPNATPLLTPTAQDPSVSQQPTLLTPFAQQPMTLGPAVVTIPLPTSISTPSQVMANPAGLNFINVVGSVCSPQTLMSSLSPGCLSGILPSGGLMPTMQPAPQTGSPFGRPLNVLQIPTAPLIFNSLQQQQLSQFSPQQQSSQSATSSPQQQGETADQGGADQGLGAQQTAVINLGGFMSPPAAVLSQLGCGLDGSGPGLPSPRLQQPPQPHIQLQFLQHQMQQQQMAMGAGPPPAPPRQHSASQPRSKRKRITPQPHPSS, from the exons ATG CAACAAGTTTTGGAATATGCATTGGATCGGGCTGAG TACATCGTTGAAAGTGCTCGCCAGCGGCCGGCAAGATGCAGAGCCTCTTCCAGTGGAAGGAAGTCCTTATATCATAAGCTTTATGAAATATACACTGAAGAGTGTGAAAAGGAGCCAGAGTTAAAG AAACTGAGAAGAAATGTGAATCTACTTGAGAAGCTGGTGTCTCAGGAGTCCGTCTCGTGCCTGGTGGTGAACCTGTATCCTGGGAATGAAGGATACTCGCTGATGCTCAGAGGGAAGAATGGCTCTG ACTCTGAGACAATCCGGCTTCCGTATGAAGAAGGGGACCTGCTAGAGTACCTGGACGCTGAGGAGCTTCCGCCAATCCTGGTCGACCTTCTAGAAAAGTCCCAG GTGAACATATTTCACTGCGGCTGTGTCATCGCGGAGGTCAGGGACTACAGGCAGTCCGGAAACGCCAAGATTCCCACCTACCAGAGCCGCCACATACTGCTTAGGCCCACCATGCAG ACCCTCATCTGTGACGTCCATGCAATGACGAGTGACCATCACAGATGGACACAG GACGACAAGCTGCAGCTGGAGAGTCAGCTGATCTTGGCCACGGCGGAGCCGCTGTGTTTGGACCCCTCCATCACGGTGACCTGTACAGCCAACCGCTTGCTGTACAACAAACAAAAGATGAACACGCATTCCATGAAACG GTGTTTCAAGCGGTACTCTCGAGCGGCGCTGAACCGGCAGCAGGAAATGGCCCacctccccaccccccctcaACTGCGGCTCTTCGACTACCTGCagaagaggagggagaggaaacCCGCCCCCTCGATAGACCTCAAGATCTCCAAGGCCGGAAAC TGTGTGGACATGTGGAAGCAAAGCAGCTGCCAGCTCGCCACCCCGTCAGAAATCGAC GTGGAGAAGTACGCCACGGTGGAGAAGTCCATTAAACTGGAGGAGTCCCAGCCCACCGTGTGGCCTGGCCAG GAAGTGAAAGATGATTACATATTTGAATGTGAGGTTGGGGGTCAGGCTCAGAGGACAAAAGTCACCATATTCCAGTCGGTGGGTGACCCGCTGGTCTATGGGAAGATCTACAGCGCCAAAGAGTCCAGAGTTGAGGAGGAGACCACCGACCTGCACCTCATCCACGCACC CTTCCTTATCGGTTCCAAAATAGATGCTGAAAG GTTTCTGGATCAGTATAAGGAGGTGTATGAGAAGGATGTGAAGTGCCCGGTGAAGATGTCCCACAACTCTGGCAGCGTCAGCCAGAGCCAGCTATCCCCCAGCAGGGAGAGCGAG ACTGATGGCTTCTCGGCACTGGTGCAGTCTTCTGTACTAGGGAAGGGTGTGAAGCACCGGCCGCCGCCCATTAAAATGCCGGTTGGGAACATCAGCAGCTCCTCAG GTAACCCGTACGGCTCCCAGGCTTCTGGTGGCCACCTGAAGTGCCCGACCCCCCCGCCCACTAAAAGCCAGCCGCTGAGCAGGAAGCACTCCATGGAGCGGAATCAGATGGGCCTGCTGTCCCCGTCAGCCCTGTCTCCCATGGGCTCATCACAGA GATCAGGAACGCCTAAGCCATCAACACCAACCCCTACCAACACGCCCTGTTCTACGCCGCACCTCAGTGATGCCCCGAATGCAACGCCCCTGCTGACGCCCACGGCGCAAGACCCCTCTGTTTCCCAGCagcccaccctcctcaccccGTTTGCCCAGCAGCCGATGACACTTGGCCCTGCGGTGGTGACCATCCCCCTCCCCACGTCCATCAGCACACCTTCACAGGTCATGGCCAACCCAGCAGGGCTCAATTTTATCAATGTAGTGGGATCTGTCTG CAGCCCCCAGACGTTGATGAGCAGCTTATCCCCAGGTTGCCTGAGCGGGATTCTGCCGTCCGGGGGTCTGATGCCAACCATGCAGCCAGCTCCTCAAACTG GAAGTCCCTTTGGGAGACCGCTGAATGTGCTTCAG ATCCCCACTGCCCCCCTGATCTTCAATtcgctgcagcagcagcagctgtccCAGTTCTCTCCTCAGCAACAGAGCAGCCAGTCTGCAACATCCAGCCCTCAGCAGCAAGGGGAGACG GCTGACCAGGGAGGAGCTGACCAGGGTCTGGGAGCCCAGCAGACTGCTGTCATCAATCTGGGTGGATTCATGTCTCCACCAGCTGCAG TGCTGTCGCAGCTGGGCTGCGGGCTGGATGGGTCTGGGCCCGGCCTTCCGTCACCGAGGCTCCAGCAGCCGCCACAGCCGCACATCCAA TTGCAATTCTTGCAGCAccaaatgcagcagcagcaaatggctatgggggcggggcctccgcCGGCGCCACCGCGGCAACATTCCGCCAGCCAACCAAGAAGTAAGAGGAAGCGCATCACGCCACAGCCCCACCCCTCATCGTGA
- the supt20 gene encoding transcription factor SPT20 homolog isoform X1, with protein sequence MQQVLEYALDRAEYIVESARQRPARCRASSSGRKSLYHKLYEIYTEECEKEPELKKLRRNVNLLEKLVSQESVSCLVVNLYPGNEGYSLMLRGKNGSDSETIRLPYEEGDLLEYLDAEELPPILVDLLEKSQVNIFHCGCVIAEVRDYRQSGNAKIPTYQSRHILLRPTMQTLICDVHAMTSDHHRWTQDDKLQLESQLILATAEPLCLDPSITVTCTANRLLYNKQKMNTHSMKRCFKRYSRAALNRQQEMAHLPTPPQLRLFDYLQKRRERKPAPSIDLKISKAGNCVDMWKQSSCQLATPSEIDVEKYATVEKSIKLEESQPTVWPGQEVKDDYIFECEVGGQAQRTKVTIFQSVGDPLVYGKIYSAKESRVEEETTDLHLIHAPFLIGSKIDAERFLDQYKEVYEKDVKCPVKMSHNSGSVSQSQLSPSRESETDGFSALVQSSVLGKGVKHRPPPIKMPVGNISSSSGNPYGSQASGGHLKCPTPPPTKSQPLSRKHSMERNQMGLLSPSALSPMGSSQRSGTPKPSTPTPTNTPCSTPHLSDAPNATPLLTPTAQDPSVSQQPTLLTPFAQQPMTLGPAVVTIPLPTSISTPSQVMANPAGLNFINVVGSVCPQTLMSSLSPGCLSGILPSGGLMPTMQPAPQTGSPFGRPLNVLQIPTAPLIFNSLQQQQLSQFSPQQQSSQSATSSPQQQGETADQGGADQGLGAQQTAVINLGGFMSPPAAVLSQLGCGLDGSGPGLPSPRLQQPPQPHIQLQFLQHQMQQQQMAMGAGPPPAPPRQHSASQPRSKRKRITPQPHPSS encoded by the exons ATG CAACAAGTTTTGGAATATGCATTGGATCGGGCTGAG TACATCGTTGAAAGTGCTCGCCAGCGGCCGGCAAGATGCAGAGCCTCTTCCAGTGGAAGGAAGTCCTTATATCATAAGCTTTATGAAATATACACTGAAGAGTGTGAAAAGGAGCCAGAGTTAAAG AAACTGAGAAGAAATGTGAATCTACTTGAGAAGCTGGTGTCTCAGGAGTCCGTCTCGTGCCTGGTGGTGAACCTGTATCCTGGGAATGAAGGATACTCGCTGATGCTCAGAGGGAAGAATGGCTCTG ACTCTGAGACAATCCGGCTTCCGTATGAAGAAGGGGACCTGCTAGAGTACCTGGACGCTGAGGAGCTTCCGCCAATCCTGGTCGACCTTCTAGAAAAGTCCCAG GTGAACATATTTCACTGCGGCTGTGTCATCGCGGAGGTCAGGGACTACAGGCAGTCCGGAAACGCCAAGATTCCCACCTACCAGAGCCGCCACATACTGCTTAGGCCCACCATGCAG ACCCTCATCTGTGACGTCCATGCAATGACGAGTGACCATCACAGATGGACACAG GACGACAAGCTGCAGCTGGAGAGTCAGCTGATCTTGGCCACGGCGGAGCCGCTGTGTTTGGACCCCTCCATCACGGTGACCTGTACAGCCAACCGCTTGCTGTACAACAAACAAAAGATGAACACGCATTCCATGAAACG GTGTTTCAAGCGGTACTCTCGAGCGGCGCTGAACCGGCAGCAGGAAATGGCCCacctccccaccccccctcaACTGCGGCTCTTCGACTACCTGCagaagaggagggagaggaaacCCGCCCCCTCGATAGACCTCAAGATCTCCAAGGCCGGAAAC TGTGTGGACATGTGGAAGCAAAGCAGCTGCCAGCTCGCCACCCCGTCAGAAATCGAC GTGGAGAAGTACGCCACGGTGGAGAAGTCCATTAAACTGGAGGAGTCCCAGCCCACCGTGTGGCCTGGCCAG GAAGTGAAAGATGATTACATATTTGAATGTGAGGTTGGGGGTCAGGCTCAGAGGACAAAAGTCACCATATTCCAGTCGGTGGGTGACCCGCTGGTCTATGGGAAGATCTACAGCGCCAAAGAGTCCAGAGTTGAGGAGGAGACCACCGACCTGCACCTCATCCACGCACC CTTCCTTATCGGTTCCAAAATAGATGCTGAAAG GTTTCTGGATCAGTATAAGGAGGTGTATGAGAAGGATGTGAAGTGCCCGGTGAAGATGTCCCACAACTCTGGCAGCGTCAGCCAGAGCCAGCTATCCCCCAGCAGGGAGAGCGAG ACTGATGGCTTCTCGGCACTGGTGCAGTCTTCTGTACTAGGGAAGGGTGTGAAGCACCGGCCGCCGCCCATTAAAATGCCGGTTGGGAACATCAGCAGCTCCTCAG GTAACCCGTACGGCTCCCAGGCTTCTGGTGGCCACCTGAAGTGCCCGACCCCCCCGCCCACTAAAAGCCAGCCGCTGAGCAGGAAGCACTCCATGGAGCGGAATCAGATGGGCCTGCTGTCCCCGTCAGCCCTGTCTCCCATGGGCTCATCACAGA GATCAGGAACGCCTAAGCCATCAACACCAACCCCTACCAACACGCCCTGTTCTACGCCGCACCTCAGTGATGCCCCGAATGCAACGCCCCTGCTGACGCCCACGGCGCAAGACCCCTCTGTTTCCCAGCagcccaccctcctcaccccGTTTGCCCAGCAGCCGATGACACTTGGCCCTGCGGTGGTGACCATCCCCCTCCCCACGTCCATCAGCACACCTTCACAGGTCATGGCCAACCCAGCAGGGCTCAATTTTATCAATGTAGTGGGATCTGTCTG CCCCCAGACGTTGATGAGCAGCTTATCCCCAGGTTGCCTGAGCGGGATTCTGCCGTCCGGGGGTCTGATGCCAACCATGCAGCCAGCTCCTCAAACTG GAAGTCCCTTTGGGAGACCGCTGAATGTGCTTCAG ATCCCCACTGCCCCCCTGATCTTCAATtcgctgcagcagcagcagctgtccCAGTTCTCTCCTCAGCAACAGAGCAGCCAGTCTGCAACATCCAGCCCTCAGCAGCAAGGGGAGACG GCTGACCAGGGAGGAGCTGACCAGGGTCTGGGAGCCCAGCAGACTGCTGTCATCAATCTGGGTGGATTCATGTCTCCACCAGCTGCAG TGCTGTCGCAGCTGGGCTGCGGGCTGGATGGGTCTGGGCCCGGCCTTCCGTCACCGAGGCTCCAGCAGCCGCCACAGCCGCACATCCAA TTGCAATTCTTGCAGCAccaaatgcagcagcagcaaatggctatgggggcggggcctccgcCGGCGCCACCGCGGCAACATTCCGCCAGCCAACCAAGAAGTAAGAGGAAGCGCATCACGCCACAGCCCCACCCCTCATCGTGA